A single region of the Malus sylvestris chromosome 8, drMalSylv7.2, whole genome shotgun sequence genome encodes:
- the LOC126632706 gene encoding V-type proton ATPase subunit G1-like: MDSVRGQGGIQMLLTAEQDAQQIVNNARNSKMARLRQAKEEADREVQLYRMNMEAEHQKKIADTSGSSGSNVKRLEEETDTKIKNLKESASKVQSDIVGMLIKYVTTVKI, translated from the exons ATGGATTCGGTTAGAGGACAAGGAGGCATCCAGATGTTGCTAACAGCAGAACAGGATGCTCAACAAATTGTGAACAATGCTAGAAACT CGAAGATGGCACGCTTGAGACAAGCTAAAGAAGAAGCTGATAGGGAAGTGCAACTCTATCGCATGAATATGGAGGCTGagcaccaaaagaaaattgCAGAT ACAAGTGGGAGTTCAGGATCCAATGTGAAAAGGCTCGAAGAGGAAACTGATACGAAAATTAAGAACTTGAAGGAGTCAGCCTCAAAGGTCCAATCGGATATCGTTGGCATGCTTATTAAGTATGTCACAACTGTTAAAATTTGA